One Microbacterium trichothecenolyticum DNA window includes the following coding sequences:
- the rhaI gene encoding L-rhamnose isomerase, with the protein MTTLSPGILAALEKQAIELPSWAFGNSGTRFRVFPTPGTPRDVFEKVADAAEVNRLTGLSPSVALHIPWDLVDDFGALRRHAEDLGVRLGTINSNTFQDEDYKFGALTHHDERIRRKAIEHHLACIDVMDATGSRDLKIWLAEGSNYPGQNDMRDRQDRLNDSLRQIYAHLGDDQRLVLEYKFFEPSFYHTDVPDWGTSYVQVASLGDKAVVCLDTGHHAPGTNIEFIVMQLLRLGKLGSFDFNSRFYADDDLIVGAADPFQLFRILVEVVRGGGLNNPDVAFMLDQCHNIEAKIPGQIRSVLNVQEMTARALLLDRDALAAAQRENDVLTANAVFMDAFSTDVRPALAEWRQSRGLPADPMGAYAASDYQTRIAADRVGGTQAGWGA; encoded by the coding sequence ATGACGACGCTGTCACCCGGCATCCTCGCCGCTCTCGAGAAGCAGGCCATCGAGCTGCCCTCGTGGGCCTTCGGCAACTCCGGCACGCGCTTTCGCGTGTTCCCCACGCCCGGCACTCCGCGCGACGTGTTCGAGAAGGTCGCCGACGCCGCCGAGGTCAACCGCCTCACCGGGCTTTCCCCGAGCGTGGCCCTGCACATCCCGTGGGACCTCGTCGACGACTTCGGGGCGCTCCGTCGTCACGCCGAAGACCTGGGCGTGCGTCTCGGCACGATCAACTCCAACACCTTCCAGGACGAGGACTACAAGTTCGGCGCCCTCACCCACCACGACGAGCGCATTCGCCGCAAGGCCATCGAGCACCACCTCGCGTGCATCGACGTGATGGATGCCACGGGCTCGCGCGATCTGAAGATCTGGCTCGCCGAGGGGTCGAACTACCCCGGTCAGAACGACATGCGCGACCGCCAGGACCGTCTGAACGATTCGCTGCGCCAGATCTACGCGCACCTCGGCGACGACCAGCGCCTGGTGCTGGAGTACAAGTTCTTCGAGCCGTCGTTCTACCACACCGACGTTCCCGACTGGGGGACGTCCTACGTGCAGGTGGCTTCGCTCGGCGACAAGGCCGTGGTGTGCCTCGACACCGGGCACCACGCGCCCGGCACCAACATCGAGTTCATCGTCATGCAGCTCCTGCGGCTCGGAAAGCTCGGCTCCTTCGACTTCAACTCCCGCTTCTACGCCGACGACGACCTCATCGTCGGTGCAGCGGACCCCTTCCAGCTGTTCCGGATCCTCGTCGAGGTCGTGCGCGGGGGTGGGCTGAACAACCCCGACGTGGCGTTCATGCTCGACCAGTGCCACAACATCGAGGCCAAGATCCCCGGGCAGATCCGCTCCGTGCTCAACGTGCAGGAGATGACCGCCCGGGCGCTCCTCCTCGATCGCGACGCGCTCGCCGCCGCGCAGCGCGAGAACGACGTGCTCACCGCGAACGCGGTCTTCATGGACGCGTTCTCCACCGACGTGCGTCCCGCCCTCGCCGAATGGCGCCAGTCGCGGGGCCTGCCCGCCGACCCGATGGGGGCGTACGCCGCCTCCGACTACCAGACCCGTATCGCCGCCGACCGTGTCGGCGGCACCCAGGCCGGATGGGGAGCTTGA
- a CDS encoding MFS transporter, translating into MTTTTTKRPLSAWKATIAVAMSNYIEAGAIIALATSLTLWQESFGFSDGVVGVIAALSANAFGSAIGAAIGGPLCDRLGRKFIYTYDLIVFMLGALLVAFSGNVVVLMIGVILMGIAVGAGVPASWTYIAEEAPSEQRAAHVGTAQLAWSIGPAVGFLLAVVVGPLGLWGSRLIFLHLFVIAAITWWVRRGLPESRRWKEQRAAATSAGERISFFSGLAGLLRERKNWTALLFLLGVYGLWNTVAGQAGIFQPRVYDASGLHDPVQQNLLQVLVWTLTAAATYFGFMRYGDRVSRRWLYFGGAALGVVAWAVLIYAPPGLGSLLFFAVAWGVSAGVGAQAFYGLWTAELFATRYRASAQGVLFMLARVMVGLLSLVFPILLAQTGLAVLGLIILALLVAAMVIGTVWAPRTEGKSLEQIEQERYGANVPLSTPVPPNL; encoded by the coding sequence ATGACCACGACCACCACGAAGCGCCCGCTGTCGGCGTGGAAGGCCACCATCGCCGTGGCCATGTCGAACTACATCGAGGCCGGTGCCATCATCGCCCTCGCGACCAGCCTCACCCTGTGGCAGGAGTCGTTCGGCTTCAGCGACGGCGTCGTCGGCGTCATCGCCGCGCTGTCGGCCAACGCCTTCGGCTCCGCGATCGGTGCCGCGATCGGCGGCCCTCTCTGCGACCGCCTCGGCCGCAAGTTCATCTACACCTACGACCTCATCGTGTTCATGCTCGGCGCCCTGCTCGTGGCTTTCTCGGGCAACGTCGTCGTGCTCATGATCGGCGTCATCCTCATGGGCATCGCGGTGGGCGCCGGGGTGCCGGCATCCTGGACCTACATCGCCGAGGAGGCGCCGAGCGAACAGCGCGCGGCCCACGTGGGCACGGCACAGCTGGCCTGGTCCATCGGCCCCGCCGTCGGGTTCCTGCTCGCCGTCGTGGTCGGCCCGCTGGGCCTGTGGGGCTCGCGCCTGATCTTCCTGCACCTGTTCGTCATCGCCGCGATCACCTGGTGGGTGCGCCGGGGTCTGCCCGAGTCGCGCCGCTGGAAGGAACAGCGCGCGGCTGCGACCAGCGCGGGGGAGCGCATCTCGTTCTTCAGCGGCCTCGCGGGGCTCCTGCGCGAGCGCAAGAACTGGACGGCGCTGCTGTTCCTGCTCGGCGTCTACGGCCTGTGGAACACCGTGGCGGGACAGGCCGGCATCTTCCAGCCGCGCGTGTACGACGCCTCGGGCCTGCACGACCCGGTGCAGCAGAACCTCCTGCAGGTGCTCGTGTGGACGCTCACCGCCGCGGCCACGTACTTCGGTTTCATGCGCTACGGCGACCGCGTCAGCCGCCGCTGGCTGTACTTCGGCGGCGCGGCCCTCGGCGTGGTCGCGTGGGCGGTGCTCATCTACGCCCCGCCGGGTCTGGGCTCGCTGCTGTTCTTCGCGGTCGCGTGGGGCGTCTCGGCCGGTGTCGGTGCGCAGGCGTTCTACGGCCTGTGGACGGCGGAGCTGTTCGCCACCCGGTACCGTGCGAGCGCGCAGGGCGTGCTGTTCATGCTCGCCCGCGTGATGGTGGGTCTGCTGAGCCTGGTGTTCCCGATCCTGCTCGCCCAGACGGGGCTGGCCGTGCTCGGGCTCATCATCCTCGCGCTGCTCGTAGCCGCGATGGTCATCGGCACCGTGTGGGCCCCGCGCACCGAGGGCAAGTCGCTCGAGCAGATCGAGCAGGAGCGCTACGGCGCGAACGTGCCCCTGTCCACGCCCGTGCCCCCGAACCTCTGA
- a CDS encoding bifunctional aldolase/short-chain dehydrogenase: MTSSTAAALVARSNRLGSDPKVTNYAGGNTSAKGTDIDPVTGEPVELLWVKGSGGDLGTLTEKGLAVLRLDRVRALVEVYPGIEREDEMVAAFDYCLHGKGGAAPSIDTAMHGLVDAAHVDHLHPDAGIAIATAADGEELTTKIFGDKVVWVPWRRPGFQLGLDIAAIKQKNPQAIGTILGGHGITAWGDTSEEAERNSLWIIDTAQAYIDEHGVAAPFGGVRAGFAALPEAERRAKAAALAPTIRGLASTDRPMVGHFTDSDVVLDFLASEKAPALAALGTSCPDHFLRTKVKPLLLDLPADASVEESIARLGELHEQYRADYQAYYDAHADASSPAIRGADPLIVLVPGVGMLSYGANKQTARVAGEFYVNAINVMRGAEALSTYAPISDAEKFRIEYWALEEAKLQRMPKPKTHQGRIAFVTGAASGIGKAIATRLAAEGACVVVADLDLDKAQAVAAELGSTDVAIGVAANVADAEGVQAAIDATVLAFGGIDLVVNNAGLSLSKPLLETTEKDWDLQHDVMAKGSFLVSKAAAKALIAQRMGGDVIYISSKNSVFAGPNNIAYSATKADQAHQVRLLAVELGEHGVRVNGINPDGVVRGSGIFAAGWGANRAATYGVDEKDLGQFYANRTILKREVVPENVADAVYVLTGPELSRTTGLHIPVDSGVAAAFLR, encoded by the coding sequence ATGACCAGCTCCACCGCTGCCGCCCTCGTCGCGCGCAGCAACCGCCTCGGCTCCGACCCGAAGGTCACCAACTACGCCGGGGGCAACACCTCCGCCAAGGGCACCGACATCGACCCCGTCACCGGGGAGCCGGTCGAGCTGCTCTGGGTCAAGGGGTCGGGCGGTGACTTGGGCACGCTCACCGAGAAGGGTCTCGCCGTGCTGCGGCTGGACCGTGTGCGCGCGCTCGTCGAGGTCTACCCCGGCATCGAGCGGGAAGACGAGATGGTGGCGGCGTTCGACTACTGCCTGCACGGCAAGGGCGGCGCCGCCCCCTCGATCGACACCGCGATGCACGGCCTCGTGGATGCCGCGCACGTCGACCACCTGCATCCCGACGCGGGCATCGCGATCGCCACGGCGGCCGACGGCGAGGAGCTGACGACGAAGATCTTCGGCGACAAGGTCGTGTGGGTGCCGTGGCGCCGCCCGGGCTTCCAGCTGGGGCTCGACATCGCGGCGATCAAGCAGAAGAACCCCCAGGCGATCGGAACCATCCTCGGCGGCCACGGGATCACGGCCTGGGGCGACACCTCCGAGGAGGCCGAGCGCAACAGCCTCTGGATCATCGACACGGCCCAGGCCTACATCGACGAGCACGGCGTCGCCGCGCCGTTCGGCGGTGTGCGCGCGGGATTCGCGGCCCTGCCCGAGGCCGAACGCCGGGCGAAGGCGGCGGCGCTGGCCCCGACGATCCGCGGCCTCGCCTCGACCGACAGACCGATGGTCGGCCACTTCACCGACAGTGACGTGGTGCTCGACTTCTTGGCATCCGAGAAGGCCCCCGCCCTGGCCGCGCTCGGCACGAGCTGCCCCGATCACTTCCTGCGCACGAAGGTCAAGCCGCTGCTGCTCGACCTGCCGGCCGACGCATCCGTGGAGGAGTCGATCGCGCGTCTCGGCGAGCTGCACGAGCAGTACCGCGCCGACTATCAGGCCTACTACGACGCGCACGCGGACGCCTCCTCGCCGGCCATCCGCGGAGCCGACCCGCTCATCGTGCTCGTGCCGGGCGTCGGCATGCTCTCGTACGGTGCGAACAAGCAGACCGCGCGCGTCGCGGGGGAGTTCTACGTCAACGCCATCAACGTCATGCGCGGCGCGGAGGCCCTGTCGACCTACGCTCCGATCTCGGATGCCGAGAAGTTCCGCATCGAGTACTGGGCGCTGGAGGAGGCGAAGCTGCAGCGGATGCCGAAGCCCAAGACGCATCAGGGACGCATCGCGTTCGTCACAGGCGCGGCATCCGGGATCGGCAAGGCCATCGCCACGCGCCTGGCCGCCGAGGGCGCGTGCGTCGTCGTCGCCGACCTCGACCTCGACAAGGCCCAGGCCGTCGCCGCCGAGCTCGGCTCGACCGACGTCGCGATCGGCGTCGCCGCGAACGTGGCGGATGCCGAGGGCGTGCAGGCCGCGATCGACGCCACCGTGCTCGCCTTCGGCGGCATCGACCTCGTCGTGAACAACGCCGGGCTCTCGCTGTCGAAGCCGCTGCTGGAGACCACCGAGAAGGACTGGGACCTGCAGCACGACGTCATGGCGAAGGGCTCGTTCCTCGTGTCGAAGGCCGCGGCGAAGGCGCTGATCGCGCAGCGGATGGGCGGGGACGTCATCTACATCTCGTCGAAGAACTCCGTGTTCGCGGGCCCCAACAACATCGCGTACTCGGCGACCAAGGCCGACCAGGCGCACCAGGTGCGTCTGCTCGCCGTCGAGCTCGGCGAGCACGGCGTCCGCGTGAACGGCATCAACCCCGACGGCGTCGTGCGCGGCTCGGGGATCTTCGCCGCCGGTTGGGGAGCCAACCGCGCCGCGACGTACGGCGTCGACGAGAAGGATCTCGGGCAGTTCTACGCCAACCGCACGATCCTCAAGCGCGAGGTCGTGCCCGAGAACGTCGCCGATGCGGTGTACGTGCTCACCGGCCCCGAGCTCTCGCGCACGACCGGCCTGCACATCCCCGTCGACTCGGGCGTCGCGGCGGCGTTCCTGCGGTGA
- a CDS encoding rhamnulokinase: MAAVDLGATSGRVMIGRVGAGVLELEQVARFANGPVQRADGWHWDLEALSANVRAGLAEALRREPSIESVGIDSWAVDYGLLGADGLLAEPFHYRDERTVRGVDAVHAVVPFEELYRRNGLQFLPFNTLYQYAVDARLADAEASLLIPDLLAERLTGRRVAERTNASTTGLLDLHTGQWDHALAEALGIPISVLPPLVDPGETIGAAGEVAGLPVIAVGSHDTASAVVAVPLSTPHAAYISCGTWGLVGLELPAPIVTDAARAANFTNEGGVDGRVRFLRNVTGLWLLSETVRAWSEADGAPVDLPSLLAAAADAPTPARLFDADDPSLAAPGNMPERIATLLGMPAPGAEARPAFVRVIIESIAEAFARTVRAAADLAGREVDVIHLVGGGALNALLCQATADRSGLPVLAGPVEATALGNVLVQARALGAFGADASLEDLRARVAETFPPRRFDPHP, from the coding sequence GTGGCGGCCGTCGATCTCGGCGCGACCAGCGGCCGGGTGATGATCGGTCGCGTCGGGGCCGGGGTGCTCGAGCTCGAACAGGTCGCCCGTTTCGCGAACGGACCCGTCCAGCGCGCAGACGGGTGGCACTGGGACCTCGAGGCCCTGTCGGCGAACGTGCGGGCGGGCCTGGCCGAGGCGCTGCGCCGCGAGCCCTCGATCGAGAGCGTCGGCATCGACTCGTGGGCCGTGGACTACGGCCTGCTGGGCGCGGACGGCCTGCTCGCCGAGCCGTTCCACTATCGCGACGAGCGCACGGTCCGGGGCGTGGACGCCGTGCACGCGGTCGTGCCGTTCGAGGAGCTGTATCGCCGCAACGGGCTGCAGTTCCTGCCGTTCAACACGCTGTACCAGTACGCGGTCGACGCACGTCTCGCCGACGCCGAGGCGAGTCTGCTCATCCCCGATCTGTTGGCCGAGCGACTGACCGGCCGTCGCGTCGCCGAGCGGACGAACGCCTCGACCACCGGTCTGCTCGATCTGCACACCGGGCAGTGGGATCACGCGCTCGCCGAGGCGCTCGGCATCCCGATCTCCGTGCTGCCCCCGCTGGTCGACCCGGGGGAGACGATCGGGGCGGCGGGTGAGGTCGCCGGGCTCCCGGTCATCGCCGTGGGCTCGCACGACACCGCCTCGGCGGTCGTCGCCGTTCCGCTGTCCACCCCGCACGCGGCCTACATCTCGTGCGGCACGTGGGGGCTGGTCGGCCTGGAGCTTCCGGCGCCGATCGTGACGGATGCCGCCCGCGCGGCCAACTTCACCAACGAGGGCGGCGTCGACGGGCGCGTGCGGTTCCTCCGCAACGTCACGGGCCTGTGGCTGCTGAGCGAGACGGTGCGGGCCTGGTCGGAGGCGGACGGCGCCCCGGTCGATCTGCCGTCGCTGCTCGCTGCCGCCGCGGACGCGCCGACCCCCGCGCGGCTGTTCGACGCGGACGATCCCTCGCTCGCCGCCCCCGGGAACATGCCGGAGCGCATCGCGACGCTGCTCGGGATGCCGGCACCCGGTGCCGAGGCACGGCCCGCGTTCGTGCGCGTCATCATCGAGAGCATCGCCGAGGCCTTCGCCCGGACTGTGCGGGCGGCGGCGGATCTCGCCGGGCGCGAGGTCGATGTCATCCACCTGGTCGGAGGCGGGGCCCTCAACGCCCTGCTCTGCCAGGCCACCGCCGACCGCAGCGGCCTGCCGGTTCTCGCCGGGCCCGTCGAGGCGACGGCGCTGGGCAACGTCCTGGTGCAGGCGCGGGCCCTCGGCGCCTTCGGGGCCGATGCGTCGCTGGAGGACCTGCGGGCGCGCGTGGCGGAGACATTTCCTCCGCGGCGGTTCGATCCGCACCCCTGA
- a CDS encoding alpha-hydroxy acid oxidase yields MVQRQLPKVGELLELMQFKKPELDARKRRLDAALTIGDLRTIAKRRTPKAAFDYTDGAAEGELSLDRARRAFEDVEFHPDILRPAAHVDTSCEILGGPSALPFGIAPTGFTRLMQTEGETAGASAAAAAGIPFTLSTLGTTSIEGVKAANPAGRNWFQLYVMRQREISFGLVERAAAAGFDTLMFTVDTPIAGARLRDKRNGFSIPPQLTLGTIVNAIPRPWWWYDFLTTPKLEFASLSTTGGTVGELLNAAMDPTISYDDLDVIRGMWPGKLVVKGVQNVTDAARLVDLGVDGIVLSNHGGRQLDRAPIPFHLLPNVVREVGKDATVMVDTGIMNGADIVASVALGAKFTLVGRAYLYGLMAGGRQGVDRTIAILRSEIERTMALLGVSSLAELEPRHVTQLTRLVPVTAPGADARV; encoded by the coding sequence ATGGTCCAGCGCCAGCTGCCCAAGGTCGGCGAGCTCCTCGAGCTCATGCAGTTCAAGAAGCCCGAGCTCGACGCGCGTAAGCGCCGCCTCGACGCCGCCCTGACGATCGGCGACCTGCGCACGATCGCGAAGCGCCGCACGCCCAAGGCGGCCTTCGACTACACCGACGGTGCGGCCGAGGGCGAGCTGTCGCTCGATCGCGCTCGCCGCGCATTCGAAGACGTGGAGTTCCACCCCGACATCCTGCGTCCGGCCGCGCACGTCGACACCTCATGCGAGATTCTCGGGGGACCTTCCGCCCTGCCCTTCGGCATCGCCCCCACCGGCTTCACGCGTCTCATGCAGACCGAGGGCGAGACGGCGGGTGCGTCCGCCGCCGCCGCGGCCGGCATCCCGTTCACTCTGTCGACGCTCGGCACGACCTCGATCGAGGGCGTGAAGGCCGCGAACCCCGCAGGCCGCAACTGGTTCCAGCTGTACGTCATGCGTCAGCGCGAGATCTCGTTCGGGCTCGTCGAGCGGGCCGCCGCCGCCGGCTTCGACACGCTCATGTTCACCGTCGACACCCCGATCGCCGGGGCCCGACTGCGCGACAAGCGCAACGGATTCTCGATCCCGCCGCAGCTGACGCTCGGCACGATCGTCAACGCCATCCCGCGCCCGTGGTGGTGGTACGACTTCCTCACCACGCCGAAGCTCGAATTCGCCTCGCTCAGCACCACCGGTGGCACCGTGGGCGAGCTGCTGAACGCGGCGATGGACCCGACGATCAGCTACGACGACCTCGACGTCATCCGGGGCATGTGGCCGGGAAAGCTCGTGGTCAAGGGCGTGCAGAACGTGACCGACGCCGCGCGCCTGGTCGACCTCGGCGTCGACGGCATCGTGCTGTCCAACCACGGCGGACGTCAGCTCGACCGCGCGCCGATCCCCTTCCACCTGCTCCCGAACGTCGTGCGCGAGGTGGGCAAGGACGCCACCGTCATGGTCGACACCGGCATCATGAACGGCGCCGACATCGTGGCATCCGTCGCCCTCGGCGCGAAATTCACGCTCGTCGGCCGGGCCTACCTCTACGGCCTCATGGCCGGCGGGCGCCAGGGCGTCGACCGCACGATCGCGATCCTGCGCAGCGAGATCGAGCGCACGATGGCCCTGCTCGGTGTCTCCTCGCTCGCCGAGCTCGAGCCGCGTCACGTCACGCAGCTGACGCGCCTGGTGCCGGTGACGGCCCCGGGAGCGGACGCGCGCGTCTGA
- a CDS encoding TetR/AcrR family transcriptional regulator has translation MTRDDEAAEGAHPLDGAHPPDGVPATHDRLGRSGAYTKGVARRQEILDRAIDVFAERGAEGASLRSIARALGVSHAALLHYFDSREQLLVAVYDHANRQTPPAPDATALSSLTDAAAHNTSVPGLVELYTTLVAASLKDDSASARAYFTERFARLRAELAERLRAEQADGRVRADCDPDQVAALLIAASDGLQVQWLLEPSIPLADVLGALGGLLAPPR, from the coding sequence ATGACACGGGACGACGAGGCCGCCGAGGGCGCGCACCCGCTCGATGGCGCGCACCCGCCCGACGGCGTACCCGCGACCCACGACCGCCTCGGCCGCTCGGGCGCCTACACGAAGGGCGTCGCCCGCCGACAGGAGATCCTCGATCGCGCGATCGACGTGTTCGCCGAACGCGGCGCCGAGGGCGCCTCACTGCGGAGCATCGCGCGGGCGCTCGGCGTCTCGCACGCTGCCCTGCTGCACTACTTCGACTCGCGCGAGCAGCTGCTCGTCGCCGTCTACGACCACGCGAACCGGCAGACGCCGCCCGCTCCCGACGCCACCGCCCTGTCGTCGCTCACCGACGCCGCAGCCCACAACACCTCGGTACCGGGACTGGTCGAGCTCTATACGACGCTCGTCGCGGCCTCGCTGAAAGACGACAGCGCGTCCGCCCGCGCCTACTTCACCGAGCGCTTCGCGCGCCTGCGCGCCGAGCTCGCCGAGCGCCTGCGCGCCGAGCAGGCCGACGGCCGCGTCCGCGCGGACTGCGACCCCGACCAGGTGGCCGCACTCCTCATCGCCGCCTCGGACGGGCTGCAGGTGCAGTGGCTGCTCGAGCCGTCGATCCCGCTCGCCGATGTGCTCGGCGCGCTGGGCGGCCTGCTGGCGCCGCCGCGGTAG
- a CDS encoding sugar phosphate isomerase/epimerase family protein has protein sequence MSLPTPSVQLYTLVEEFRADPARSLDKLAALGLRHVEAFDFVSRPTEIRAALDASGLTAATGHAPLLSDELWTPDGTIPTPEPEAVLEAAATLGLTTVIDPFVEPERWATVDGVAEIGERLNAVADLAATYGLGVGYHNHAQEFLLDIDGVSAFEYVVAHTDERVAIELDLFWALTGGQDVPALVRRLGSRLLAVHVKDGFVPTENPFAPGADRDVTRHLDQRRPGEGQVPVVEAMRATDAVRWAVIEYDRSPGDVFDDIAASYAFLLEKGLAA, from the coding sequence ATGTCGCTCCCCACCCCCTCCGTGCAGCTCTACACCCTGGTCGAGGAGTTCCGCGCCGACCCGGCCCGCTCGCTCGACAAGCTGGCCGCTCTCGGCCTGCGTCACGTCGAAGCCTTCGATTTCGTGAGTCGCCCGACCGAGATCCGCGCGGCCCTGGATGCCAGCGGCCTCACCGCGGCGACCGGACACGCGCCCCTGCTGTCCGACGAGCTATGGACGCCCGACGGCACGATCCCCACCCCCGAGCCGGAGGCCGTGCTGGAGGCGGCGGCGACGCTCGGACTGACCACGGTGATCGATCCCTTCGTCGAACCCGAGCGCTGGGCCACGGTCGACGGCGTGGCCGAGATCGGCGAGCGACTCAACGCCGTCGCCGACCTCGCCGCCACCTACGGGCTGGGCGTCGGCTACCACAATCACGCGCAGGAGTTCCTGCTCGACATCGACGGCGTGAGCGCCTTCGAGTACGTCGTCGCCCACACCGACGAGCGCGTCGCGATCGAACTCGACCTGTTCTGGGCGCTCACCGGTGGGCAGGACGTCCCCGCCCTGGTGCGGCGCCTCGGCTCGCGCCTGCTCGCGGTGCACGTCAAAGACGGTTTCGTCCCCACCGAGAACCCCTTCGCCCCGGGTGCCGACCGCGACGTGACGCGTCACCTCGACCAGCGCCGCCCCGGAGAGGGCCAGGTGCCCGTCGTCGAGGCCATGCGGGCGACGGATGCCGTGCGCTGGGCCGTCATCGAGTACGACCGGTCGCCCGGCGACGTGTTCGACGACATCGCCGCGAGCTACGCGTTCCTGCTCGAGAAGGGCCTCGCGGCGTGA
- a CDS encoding Gfo/Idh/MocA family protein, with translation MSGPVGVGVIGAGVISDTYLTNLTSFPDVAVVIVGDLHTERARARAQQHGVPSWGTADDVLAHPDVQLVVNLTVPAVHVEVSAAAIAAGKHVWTEKPLGLDRESTARLLRDADAAGLRIGSAPDTLLGPGFQSAKRALLAGAIGEPLFAQASFQTQGPDLWHPGPQFLFAHGAGPLLDMGPYYVSALVSLLGPVDRVAAIGTRARRRRRIHTGPAAGEVFDVEVPTTVQLIAAFENGLQAQGQFSFDSALERHGVLEVHGTEGTLVLPDPNHFEGVIARVEPLGVLLDDERPEQPWIDVPQEGVVVGRGLGVLDMARAIAQDRSHVATGELAYHVLDVLLSAEESAAGAGFVTVRSTLDQPVPVVPSELDPFARTL, from the coding sequence GTGAGCGGTCCCGTCGGCGTCGGCGTCATCGGAGCCGGCGTCATCAGCGACACCTACCTGACGAACCTCACCTCGTTCCCCGACGTCGCCGTCGTGATCGTCGGCGACCTGCACACCGAGCGCGCGCGGGCGCGGGCCCAGCAGCACGGCGTGCCGTCGTGGGGTACCGCCGACGACGTGCTGGCCCACCCCGACGTGCAACTCGTGGTGAACCTCACCGTTCCCGCCGTGCACGTCGAGGTCTCGGCCGCCGCGATCGCCGCGGGCAAGCACGTCTGGACCGAGAAGCCGCTGGGGCTCGACCGCGAGAGCACCGCGCGGCTGTTGCGGGATGCCGATGCGGCGGGGCTGCGCATCGGCTCCGCCCCCGACACCCTCCTCGGGCCGGGCTTCCAATCGGCCAAGCGCGCCCTCCTGGCCGGGGCCATCGGCGAACCCCTGTTCGCGCAGGCGTCGTTTCAGACGCAGGGGCCCGACCTCTGGCATCCGGGACCGCAATTCCTCTTCGCTCACGGGGCCGGTCCGTTGCTCGATATGGGGCCCTATTACGTCAGCGCGCTGGTGAGCCTGCTCGGTCCGGTCGACCGGGTCGCCGCCATCGGCACACGCGCGCGTCGACGACGGCGCATCCACACCGGTCCCGCTGCGGGCGAGGTCTTCGACGTCGAGGTCCCCACGACCGTGCAGCTGATCGCGGCGTTCGAGAACGGCCTGCAGGCGCAGGGGCAGTTCAGCTTCGACTCGGCACTCGAGCGGCACGGCGTGCTCGAGGTGCACGGCACCGAGGGCACGCTCGTGCTCCCCGATCCCAACCACTTCGAGGGCGTCATCGCGCGCGTCGAGCCGCTCGGGGTGCTGCTCGACGACGAGCGTCCCGAGCAGCCGTGGATCGACGTGCCGCAGGAGGGCGTCGTCGTCGGTCGCGGGCTCGGCGTGCTCGACATGGCGCGTGCGATCGCGCAGGACCGGTCTCACGTGGCCACGGGAGAGCTCGCGTATCACGTGCTCGACGTGCTGCTCTCGGCCGAGGAGTCCGCCGCCGGAGCCGGGTTCGTCACCGTGCGCAGCACGCTCGACCAACCGGTGCCCGTGGTGCCGAGCGAACTCGACCCGTTCGCCCGCACGCTGTGA
- a CDS encoding MarR family winged helix-turn-helix transcriptional regulator: protein MNDSVDASPLPDLTFARTPAPDLSAAASDLRMATFRLARRLRAQRAVDTMSDGQFAVLAALTVHGAHTLGQLADRERVTAPSMNRTVTLLENAGYLTRTPDEVDRRKVTIDLTDDGRAVVDETVRRRDAWLEEALSSLAPDEREALARAAEIMRKMAER, encoded by the coding sequence ATGAATGACAGCGTCGACGCATCCCCCCTCCCCGACCTGACGTTCGCCCGCACCCCGGCCCCCGACCTCAGCGCCGCGGCATCCGACCTGCGCATGGCGACGTTCCGCCTCGCGCGGCGCCTGCGAGCGCAACGCGCCGTCGACACCATGAGCGACGGACAGTTCGCCGTCCTGGCGGCCCTCACCGTGCACGGCGCGCACACCCTGGGCCAGTTGGCCGACCGCGAGCGGGTCACCGCACCGTCGATGAACCGCACGGTCACACTGCTCGAGAACGCCGGCTACCTCACGCGCACGCCCGACGAGGTCGACCGGCGAAAAGTCACGATCGACCTCACCGACGACGGACGCGCAGTGGTCGACGAGACCGTGCGCCGCCGCGACGCGTGGCTGGAGGAGGCCCTGAGCAGCCTCGCCCCCGACGAGCGTGAGGCCCTGGCGCGCGCGGCCGAGATCATGAGGAAGATGGCCGAGCGATGA